A genome region from Indicator indicator isolate 239-I01 chromosome 24, UM_Iind_1.1, whole genome shotgun sequence includes the following:
- the TTPAL gene encoding alpha-tocopherol transfer protein-like isoform X2 — MSGDSDCTRTSPSAGSPSDTEFAPARPKYVCSLSPDLVTKAREELQEKPEWRLRDVQALRDMVCKDYPSLGTCLDDAFLLRFLRARKFDYDRALQLLVNYHSCRRSWPEVFSNLRPSAIKPVLESGFVTVLPHRDPEGRHVVCIRPDRWSPSQYPITENIRAIYLTLEKLIQSEETQDGFPIRIKAVNIINEPRIFKGIFAIIKPFLKEKIANRFFLHGCDLNSLHQNIPPMILPEEYGGTAGKLDISAWNELLLASEEDFLHDFSQLVLPCESSPQEMLVSGDAEEKQCDDSLRGMKAQLYYCY; from the exons ATGTCAGGAGACAGCGACTGCACCAGGACCAGTCCGTCAGCAGGCTCTCCGTCGGACACCGAGTTCGCGCCAGCTCGGCCCAAGTATGTTTGCTCCCTGTCTCCTGACCTGGTCACCAAAGCCCGGGAAGAGCTCCAAGAGAAGCCTGAGTGGAGGCTCCGTGATGTGCAGGCCCTCCGAGACATGGTGTGCAAGGACtacccctccctgggcacctgcCTGGACGATGCCTTTTTGCTGAGGTTCCTCAGAGCCAGGAAGTTTGATTATGACCGAGCGCTCCAGCTGCTGGTGAACTaccacagctgcaggaggagttgGCCAGAGGTCTTCagcaacctgaggccatctGCAATAAAGCCTGTCCTGGAGTCAGGCTTTGTCACCGTGCTGCCTCACCGTGACCCCGAGGGACGCCACGTCGTCTGCATCCGTCCAG ACAGATGGAGCCCCAGTCAGTACCCAATCACTGAGAACATTCGTGCCATATACTTGACCTTAGAAAAGCTCATTCAGTCTGAAGAGACCCAG GATGGATTCCCCATTCGGATAAAAGCTGTTAACATCATCAATGAGCCTCGGATATTCAAAGGCATCTTTGCCATCATCAAACCTTTCCTGAAGGAGAAGATAGCAAACCGG tTTTTTCTTCATGGCTGTGATTTAAATTCCCTTCACCAAAACATTCCTCCCATGATCCTTCCTGAAGAGTACGGTGGCACTGCAGGGAAGCTGGACATCTCTGCCTGGAacgagctgctgctggcctctgAAGAGGACTTCCTGCACGACTTCTCCCAGCTGGTTCTCCCATGTGAGAGCTCTCCCCAGGAGATGCTTGTGAGTGGGGATGCTGAGGAGAAGCAGTGTGATGACTCCCTGCGAGGCATGAAGGCCCAGCTCTACTACTGCTACTAG
- the TTPAL gene encoding alpha-tocopherol transfer protein-like isoform X1, whose product MSGDSDCTRTSPSAGSPSDTEFAPARPKYVCSLSPDLVTKAREELQEKPEWRLRDVQALRDMVCKDYPSLGTCLDDAFLLRFLRARKFDYDRALQLLVNYHSCRRSWPEVFSNLRPSAIKPVLESGFVTVLPHRDPEGRHVVCIRPDRWSPSQYPITENIRAIYLTLEKLIQSEETQVNGIVILADYKGVSLSKASHFGPFVAKKVIGILQDGFPIRIKAVNIINEPRIFKGIFAIIKPFLKEKIANRFFLHGCDLNSLHQNIPPMILPEEYGGTAGKLDISAWNELLLASEEDFLHDFSQLVLPCESSPQEMLVSGDAEEKQCDDSLRGMKAQLYYCY is encoded by the exons ATGTCAGGAGACAGCGACTGCACCAGGACCAGTCCGTCAGCAGGCTCTCCGTCGGACACCGAGTTCGCGCCAGCTCGGCCCAAGTATGTTTGCTCCCTGTCTCCTGACCTGGTCACCAAAGCCCGGGAAGAGCTCCAAGAGAAGCCTGAGTGGAGGCTCCGTGATGTGCAGGCCCTCCGAGACATGGTGTGCAAGGACtacccctccctgggcacctgcCTGGACGATGCCTTTTTGCTGAGGTTCCTCAGAGCCAGGAAGTTTGATTATGACCGAGCGCTCCAGCTGCTGGTGAACTaccacagctgcaggaggagttgGCCAGAGGTCTTCagcaacctgaggccatctGCAATAAAGCCTGTCCTGGAGTCAGGCTTTGTCACCGTGCTGCCTCACCGTGACCCCGAGGGACGCCACGTCGTCTGCATCCGTCCAG ACAGATGGAGCCCCAGTCAGTACCCAATCACTGAGAACATTCGTGCCATATACTTGACCTTAGAAAAGCTCATTCAGTCTGAAGAGACCCAGGTGAATGGAATTGTAATCCTGGCAGACTACAAAGGAGTCAGCTTATCTAAGGCCTCTCATTTTGGTCCTTTTGTAGCCAAAAAAGTGATTGGAATTCTTCAG GATGGATTCCCCATTCGGATAAAAGCTGTTAACATCATCAATGAGCCTCGGATATTCAAAGGCATCTTTGCCATCATCAAACCTTTCCTGAAGGAGAAGATAGCAAACCGG tTTTTTCTTCATGGCTGTGATTTAAATTCCCTTCACCAAAACATTCCTCCCATGATCCTTCCTGAAGAGTACGGTGGCACTGCAGGGAAGCTGGACATCTCTGCCTGGAacgagctgctgctggcctctgAAGAGGACTTCCTGCACGACTTCTCCCAGCTGGTTCTCCCATGTGAGAGCTCTCCCCAGGAGATGCTTGTGAGTGGGGATGCTGAGGAGAAGCAGTGTGATGACTCCCTGCGAGGCATGAAGGCCCAGCTCTACTACTGCTACTAG